Proteins from one Bradyrhizobium roseum genomic window:
- the shc gene encoding squalene--hopene cyclase, which yields MLSVDKKIAVAPAAAVDPVALEKSISSATEALLGYRQSDGHFVFELEADSTIPSEYVLLRHYLAEPVDGELEAKIANYLRRTQGSHGGWPLVQDGPFDISASVKSYFALKMIGDSVDAPHMVRAREAIHSHGGAARVNVFTRFLLAFYGVLTWRAVPVLPVEIMLLPMWSPFHLNKISYWARTTIVPLMVMAALKPQAKNPKGVGIDELFLQDPKSVGLTPKAPHQSWGWFTLFSALDKILRVVEPLFPNKLRQRAIDAALAFTEERLNGEDGMGAIYPPMANIVMMYEALGKGPDFPPRAVTRRGIDKLLVIGEQEAYCQPCVSPVWDTALTCHALTEAGGEESLKKMKQGLDWLKPRQVLDLKGDWAVKAPDVRPGGWAFQYNNAHYPDLDDTAVVVMAMDRARRASGNNEYDEAIARGREWIEGLQSRDGGWAAFDVNNLEYYLNNIPFSDHGALLDPPTEDVTARCISMLAQLGETAETSKAVADGIGYLRRTQLAEGSWYGRWGLNYIYGTWSVLCALNAAGIDHQDPMIRKAADWLVSIQNSDGGWGEDAVSYRLDYKGFEDAPSTASQTAWALLGLMAAGEVDSPAVVRGVEYLKATQTEKGLWDEARYTATGFPRVFYLRYHGYAKFFPLWALARYRNLSSTNSRVVGVGM from the coding sequence ATGCTTTCCGTAGACAAAAAAATTGCAGTCGCACCCGCCGCGGCAGTCGACCCTGTCGCGCTGGAAAAGAGCATCTCGTCGGCAACCGAGGCGCTGCTCGGCTACCGGCAATCCGACGGACACTTTGTGTTCGAGCTGGAGGCCGACAGCACGATTCCGTCCGAATACGTTTTGCTGCGTCACTATCTCGCCGAGCCCGTCGACGGCGAACTCGAAGCCAAGATCGCCAACTATCTGCGCCGCACGCAGGGCAGTCACGGTGGCTGGCCGCTGGTGCAGGACGGCCCCTTCGACATCAGCGCCAGCGTCAAATCCTATTTTGCGCTGAAGATGATCGGCGACTCTGTTGATGCCCCGCACATGGTGCGCGCGCGCGAGGCGATCCACAGCCACGGCGGCGCTGCCCGCGTCAACGTCTTTACGCGGTTTCTGCTCGCATTTTATGGCGTGCTGACCTGGCGCGCGGTGCCGGTGCTGCCGGTCGAGATCATGCTGCTGCCGATGTGGTCGCCGTTCCACCTGAACAAGATTTCCTACTGGGCGCGTACCACGATCGTGCCGTTGATGGTGATGGCGGCGTTGAAGCCACAGGCGAAAAATCCGAAGGGCGTCGGCATCGACGAACTGTTCCTGCAAGATCCCAAGTCGGTCGGATTGACGCCGAAGGCGCCGCATCAAAGCTGGGGCTGGTTCACGCTGTTCAGCGCGCTCGACAAGATCCTGCGCGTCGTCGAGCCGCTGTTTCCGAACAAGCTGCGGCAGCGTGCGATCGATGCGGCCCTTGCCTTCACGGAGGAGCGGCTGAACGGCGAGGACGGCATGGGCGCAATCTATCCGCCGATGGCCAACATCGTCATGATGTACGAGGCGCTCGGCAAGGGACCCGATTTTCCGCCGCGCGCGGTGACCCGCAGGGGCATCGACAAGCTGCTGGTGATCGGCGAGCAGGAGGCCTATTGCCAGCCTTGCGTCTCGCCGGTGTGGGACACGGCATTGACCTGCCACGCGCTGACGGAAGCCGGCGGCGAGGAGAGCCTCAAGAAGATGAAGCAGGGGCTCGACTGGTTGAAGCCGCGGCAGGTGCTCGATCTCAAGGGCGACTGGGCGGTTAAGGCTCCCGACGTCCGCCCTGGCGGCTGGGCGTTTCAGTACAATAACGCGCACTATCCCGATCTCGACGACACCGCCGTCGTCGTGATGGCGATGGATCGGGCGCGCCGCGCATCGGGCAACAACGAGTACGACGAGGCGATCGCTCGTGGCCGCGAGTGGATCGAGGGCCTGCAGAGTCGCGACGGTGGCTGGGCTGCCTTCGACGTCAACAACCTCGAATACTATCTGAACAACATCCCGTTCTCGGACCACGGCGCGCTGCTCGATCCGCCGACCGAGGACGTCACCGCGCGCTGCATCTCAATGCTGGCGCAGCTTGGCGAGACCGCCGAGACCAGCAAGGCGGTTGCGGACGGGATCGGCTATTTGCGCCGCACCCAGCTCGCGGAGGGGTCGTGGTACGGCCGCTGGGGCTTGAACTACATCTACGGCACCTGGTCGGTGCTGTGCGCACTGAATGCCGCGGGGATTGATCACCAGGATCCAATGATCCGCAAGGCGGCGGATTGGCTGGTATCGATTCAGAACAGCGACGGCGGCTGGGGTGAGGACGCCGTCAGCTATCGTCTCGATTACAAGGGATTCGAGGACGCGCCATCGACCGCCTCGCAAACGGCATGGGCCTTGCTTGGATTGATGGCGGCCGGTGAAGTCGATAGTCCGGCCGTAGTGCGCGGCGTGGAGTACCTAAAAGCCACACAAACCGAGAAAGGGCTGTGGGACGAGGCCCGTTACACGGCTACAGGCTTTCCGCGGGTGTTTTATTTGCGTTATCATGGCTACGCAAAGTTCTTTCCGCTCTGGGCGCTGGCGCGGTACCGGAATTTGAGTAGCACCAATAGCAGGGTGGTAGGGGTCGGGATGTGA
- a CDS encoding phosphorylase, with the protein MTLGAGAAAIVDSSIDRNSNDPRPVLIVTGLVQEARIAAGPGMIVICSSSDPQQLRSLLATLDSTTFRGVISFGVAGGLDPSLKSGDVVVATEVLAGDTRFLAGLALNEELIARAALRRRRVVRGGLAGVERVIAATACKAALHSETGAAAVDMESHIAAAYAAEAGLPFAALRVISDPATRALPALAKSAIKPNGDIDLGKVLRGLARNPTTLRALVSTGLDFNRALRSLRGCRGFLHGEEGLATAAT; encoded by the coding sequence GTGACTTTGGGGGCGGGGGCCGCCGCGATCGTGGACAGTTCGATTGATCGCAATTCGAATGATCCGCGTCCGGTTTTGATCGTTACCGGATTGGTGCAGGAGGCCCGGATTGCCGCTGGCCCCGGCATGATCGTCATATGCAGTTCGAGCGATCCGCAGCAGCTGCGCTCATTGCTGGCAACGTTGGATTCTACCACTTTCAGGGGGGTCATCTCGTTCGGCGTCGCTGGCGGGCTCGACCCCTCGCTCAAGTCGGGCGACGTGGTCGTGGCGACCGAGGTATTGGCCGGTGATACCCGTTTTCTGGCTGGCCTGGCGTTGAACGAAGAACTGATTGCCCGCGCGGCGCTGCGTCGCCGGCGAGTGGTCCGCGGCGGCTTGGCCGGCGTGGAACGCGTGATCGCGGCGACCGCCTGCAAGGCCGCATTGCATTCGGAGACAGGTGCGGCCGCGGTCGATATGGAAAGTCATATTGCCGCTGCCTATGCCGCCGAGGCCGGCCTGCCGTTCGCAGCGCTGCGCGTGATCTCCGATCCCGCCACCCGGGCGCTTCCAGCGCTAGCCAAGAGCGCCATCAAGCCGAACGGCGACATCGATCTCGGCAAGGTGCTGCGCGGGTTGGCGCGCAATCCCACCACGCTGCGGGCACTGGTTTCTACCGGGCTCGACTTTAATCGCGCGCTGCGCTCCCTGCGCGGCTGCCGCGGCTTCCTGCACGGCGAAGAAGGGCTCGCCACCGCGGCGACCTGA
- a CDS encoding TetR/AcrR family transcriptional regulator: MAIAAVRLNQLVETKARILDAAKDAVALSGWKDAQIALIAARAGVATGSVYRYFDSKADLYAQVLGLVSEREVAVVAAIAEAEGSASQCLVDAIYTFSMRAMRGRRLAYALIAEPCEPEIDAARLKYRAALADQIARLVRRGIANGEFVEIDTNVAASCVTGAFMEALVGPLAPEAAPDSDAAKRIAQAIAGLSARMLFRSATPELMLVSKVSA, translated from the coding sequence ATGGCAATCGCCGCGGTTCGCCTCAATCAGCTCGTGGAAACGAAGGCGCGCATCCTGGATGCCGCCAAGGACGCCGTGGCGCTAAGCGGGTGGAAGGATGCCCAGATCGCCCTGATTGCTGCACGGGCAGGGGTGGCTACGGGCAGCGTGTACCGCTACTTCGACTCGAAGGCGGACCTGTACGCACAAGTGCTTGGCCTGGTCTCCGAGCGCGAGGTGGCCGTGGTCGCCGCGATCGCCGAGGCGGAGGGGTCTGCGTCGCAATGTCTGGTGGATGCGATCTACACCTTCTCGATGCGGGCGATGCGCGGCCGCCGCCTGGCCTACGCGCTGATCGCCGAGCCGTGCGAGCCGGAGATCGACGCGGCGCGCCTGAAATACCGGGCAGCGCTTGCCGATCAGATCGCCAGGCTGGTCCGGCGCGGCATCGCCAACGGCGAATTCGTCGAGATCGACACGAATGTCGCGGCTTCCTGCGTGACCGGCGCCTTCATGGAAGCCCTGGTCGGTCCCCTGGCGCCGGAAGCGGCCCCTGATTCCGATGCGGCAAAGCGAATCGCGCAAGCGATCGCAGGACTTTCCGCGCGCATGTTGTTTCGCAGCGCTACGCCCGAACTGATGCTCGTATCGAAAGTCTCCGCATGA
- a CDS encoding acyl-CoA dehydrogenase family protein, with the protein MNARLQPVAFTSTETGRFATHEVCNQARPSFGFNAFDGDQALSGLVAKIAPWATDRLSVLGAHVGCESVQEAARLANEHEPKLLTHDRYGNRNDWVEFHPAWHQLMALAFRSEVHSLAWSTREPNGHFARAGLSYLWNQIENGVGCPTGMAYAAIAGFSGKPQFATWRERTLAADYDSRRLPIEAKRAAVIGYAMTEKQGGSDLRETQTTARFIESGAHGEIYAITGHKWFFSVPVVDGFYTLARTKSGVSCLFVPRLLPDGSANRIFIQRLKDECGNRSNASSEIEYHDTWSILVGEEGRGIREILSHAHLTRLDFAVGSAGLMRQALSLALNHAQTRTAFGKPMSELPMQRNVLADLALESEATMLGALRIARATDGMATSEHERLLARVATPVMKFWNCQRAPAFTYECLQVHGGNGFIMENAIARLYREAPLNSIWEGTSNMMCMDVLRAMQRDARCRDAFIYELQISRGLNRNYDRSADELADRLRAQYPDDGHARALVTRMAHALQAAEMLQHGDADAADLFVRSRLGMDGTHVFGALPSSESLARIVERATVIQH; encoded by the coding sequence ATGAACGCTCGCCTTCAGCCGGTTGCATTCACGAGCACGGAAACAGGCCGGTTTGCGACCCACGAAGTTTGCAATCAGGCGCGGCCGTCGTTCGGCTTCAACGCGTTCGACGGCGATCAGGCGTTGAGCGGCCTGGTCGCCAAGATCGCGCCATGGGCAACGGACAGGCTCTCGGTGCTCGGCGCCCACGTCGGCTGCGAATCCGTGCAGGAGGCCGCGCGACTGGCCAACGAGCACGAACCAAAACTGCTGACCCATGATCGGTATGGCAACCGGAATGATTGGGTCGAGTTTCATCCGGCCTGGCATCAATTGATGGCACTCGCGTTCCGGAGCGAGGTCCATAGTCTGGCCTGGTCGACGCGCGAGCCAAACGGACATTTCGCGCGCGCAGGCCTGAGCTATCTCTGGAATCAGATCGAGAACGGCGTCGGTTGTCCGACCGGGATGGCTTACGCTGCGATTGCCGGATTTTCCGGTAAGCCGCAATTTGCGACGTGGCGCGAGCGAACGCTGGCGGCGGATTACGACTCGCGGCGTCTTCCGATTGAGGCCAAGCGTGCGGCAGTCATCGGCTATGCGATGACCGAGAAGCAGGGCGGCTCCGATCTGCGCGAAACCCAGACCACCGCACGCTTCATCGAAAGCGGTGCGCACGGCGAGATCTATGCGATCACCGGCCACAAATGGTTTTTCTCGGTGCCGGTCGTCGACGGGTTCTACACGCTGGCGCGGACTAAATCCGGCGTCAGTTGCCTGTTCGTGCCGCGCCTGCTGCCGGATGGCAGCGCCAACCGCATCTTCATTCAACGTTTGAAGGACGAGTGCGGCAACCGTTCGAACGCTTCGAGCGAGATCGAGTACCACGACACCTGGTCGATCCTCGTTGGTGAAGAGGGACGCGGCATCAGGGAAATCCTGTCGCACGCTCACCTGACGCGACTGGATTTTGCGGTCGGCTCCGCTGGGCTGATGCGGCAGGCCTTGAGTCTGGCATTGAACCATGCGCAAACCCGAACGGCGTTCGGCAAGCCGATGTCCGAACTTCCGATGCAGCGCAATGTGCTTGCCGACCTCGCGCTTGAGAGTGAGGCGACGATGCTCGGCGCGCTGCGGATCGCACGGGCCACCGACGGCATGGCGACCAGCGAGCACGAACGGCTGCTGGCGCGGGTCGCGACACCCGTGATGAAGTTCTGGAATTGCCAGCGCGCGCCGGCTTTCACCTACGAGTGCCTGCAGGTGCACGGCGGCAATGGTTTCATCATGGAAAATGCGATCGCGCGCCTTTACCGCGAGGCGCCGCTGAATTCGATCTGGGAAGGCACCTCGAACATGATGTGCATGGACGTTCTGCGCGCCATGCAACGGGATGCACGCTGTCGAGACGCCTTCATCTACGAGTTGCAGATAAGCAGAGGCCTCAACCGGAATTACGACAGAAGCGCGGACGAACTTGCCGATCGGTTGCGGGCACAATATCCCGACGATGGGCATGCGAGAGCACTTGTCACCCGGATGGCACATGCGTTGCAGGCTGCCGAGATGTTGCAGCATGGCGATGCCGATGCTGCTGATTTGTTCGTGCGATCCAGGCTGGGCATGGACGGGACGCACGTCTTCGGCGCGCTTCCATCGTCGGAAAGCCTTGCGCGGATCGTGGAGCGTGCCACCGTCATTCAGCATTAA
- a CDS encoding class II aldolase/adducin family protein, producing the protein MPQTEIRLVNDIRAAVGEEEWAARVDLAACYRLVALYGMTDLIYNHISAQVPGHDDQYLINPYGMLYEEITASSLVKIDIEGRTLLQPDHGYNVNVAGFYLHAPIHRARPDVKCVLHTHTRAGTAVSTLAEGLLPLSQTAMRFHGRIGYHDFEGPAIDRNECDRVVADLGRNDVLILRNHGLLVCGNTVPQAFNAIYWLEQACRIQIDALGCGRPLHAPTELAIGNTVTCFAGTEITLDNERDTNPVMNQAAQNLQAGYGLLEWPALRRRLDRIDASYAQ; encoded by the coding sequence ATGCCTCAAACCGAAATTCGCCTCGTCAACGACATCCGCGCTGCCGTGGGGGAAGAAGAGTGGGCAGCGCGGGTTGATCTCGCGGCGTGCTATCGCCTGGTGGCGCTCTATGGAATGACCGACCTGATCTACAACCACATCAGTGCGCAGGTCCCCGGGCATGACGACCAGTATCTGATCAATCCGTACGGCATGCTGTACGAGGAAATCACCGCTTCGAGCCTCGTCAAGATCGATATCGAGGGGCGAACCCTGCTGCAGCCTGACCACGGCTACAATGTCAACGTGGCCGGCTTCTACCTGCATGCCCCGATCCACCGCGCGCGGCCGGATGTGAAATGCGTCCTCCATACCCACACCAGGGCAGGCACGGCCGTCAGCACGCTTGCCGAAGGGCTGCTTCCGCTGTCCCAAACGGCGATGCGGTTTCACGGCCGGATCGGCTACCACGACTTCGAGGGACCGGCGATCGATCGGAACGAATGCGACCGTGTCGTCGCCGATCTCGGCCGGAACGACGTACTGATCCTGCGTAACCATGGCCTGCTGGTTTGCGGCAATACGGTCCCGCAGGCGTTCAATGCCATCTATTGGCTGGAACAGGCCTGCCGGATCCAGATCGACGCACTCGGCTGCGGAAGGCCGCTGCACGCGCCGACCGAATTGGCGATCGGCAACACGGTGACCTGCTTCGCCGGCACTGAGATCACGCTGGACAATGAGCGGGATACCAATCCGGTAATGAACCAAGCGGCGCAGAATCTGCAGGCCGGCTACGGCCTGCTGGAATGGCCGGCGCTGCGGCGAAGGCTCGACCGCATCGATGCGAGCTATGCGCAATGA
- a CDS encoding Rossmann-like and DUF2520 domain-containing protein, with the protein MSTALAAWKIGFIGAGRVAQTLASAFDRAGLNVAAFYNRGPDAGRLLGSRVPSARPMTHSQGVVDICDLVFLTVSDDAILAVCRDLRWEPRHRVVHCSGATELAALDHAKSVGALIGGFHPMQMFANPDVALEGLRGCTVGIEAEPDFRCDLELLATSIGCEPLALPAGVRPLYHASAYYVGPFLIALLKEGVELWKSFGVSEADALRAMTPLLRGTVAAVLDGGLANGMGGCVARGDVGTILKHLEALDARFPASGALYRELALRNVPLGVERGTLSAGRAAEIENLLLRTQGRTGDRAVTV; encoded by the coding sequence ATGAGCACGGCGCTAGCAGCGTGGAAAATCGGCTTCATCGGCGCTGGCCGCGTTGCGCAAACGCTGGCATCGGCGTTTGACCGCGCGGGTCTGAATGTCGCGGCCTTCTATAATCGCGGCCCCGATGCGGGGCGGCTGCTGGGATCGCGGGTTCCGTCGGCCCGGCCGATGACGCATTCGCAAGGGGTCGTGGACATCTGCGACCTGGTGTTCCTGACGGTCAGCGATGACGCGATCCTGGCGGTCTGCCGCGATTTGCGCTGGGAGCCGCGTCATCGCGTCGTCCATTGCAGCGGAGCGACCGAACTGGCGGCGCTGGATCACGCGAAATCTGTAGGTGCGCTGATTGGCGGATTTCATCCGATGCAGATGTTTGCCAATCCAGACGTAGCGCTCGAAGGCCTGCGCGGATGCACCGTCGGCATCGAAGCCGAACCTGATTTCAGGTGCGACCTGGAACTGCTCGCGACCAGCATCGGGTGCGAACCGCTGGCGCTGCCGGCTGGCGTGCGGCCGCTTTATCACGCCTCGGCCTACTATGTCGGTCCGTTCCTGATCGCGCTGCTCAAGGAGGGCGTCGAACTCTGGAAGAGTTTTGGCGTCAGCGAGGCGGACGCGCTGCGCGCCATGACGCCGCTGCTGCGGGGAACGGTTGCGGCCGTTCTCGACGGGGGACTGGCCAACGGCATGGGCGGGTGCGTGGCGCGCGGGGACGTCGGAACGATCCTCAAGCATCTCGAAGCATTGGACGCGCGCTTTCCTGCTTCAGGTGCGTTGTATCGCGAACTGGCGCTTCGCAATGTTCCTCTCGGGGTCGAGCGCGGCACGCTCAGCGCCGGGCGCGCAGCGGAGATTGAAAATCTGCTTCTGCGAACCCAGGGGCGAACTGGCGATCGTGCCGTGACGGTTTGA
- the hpnH gene encoding adenosyl-hopene transferase HpnH has protein sequence MAIPFFKEMRIGGYLIKQKLLGRKRYPLVLMLEPLFRCNLACVGCGKIDYPDAILNRRMTAQECWDAADECGAPMVAIPGGEPLIHKEIGEIVRGLVERKKFVSLCTNALLLEKKLDLFEPSPYLFFSVHLDGLKDHHDKAVSQKGVFDRAVSAIKAAKARGFTVNVNATIFDGHPAEEIAKFLDFTTELGVGVSMSPGYAYERAPDQEHFLNRTKTKKLFRDVFALGKGKKWNFMHSGLFLDFLAGNQNYECTPWGMPARNIFGWQKPCYLLGEGYTKTFKELMETTDWDTYGTGKYEKCADCMAHCGYEPTAANAALTNPLKAMWVALKGVRTTGPMAPEIDLSKQRPAQYIFSSEVQKRLSEIRKDEAAAAAAKQKQQEKEKASTAA, from the coding sequence ATGGCAATACCGTTCTTCAAGGAAATGCGTATCGGCGGCTATCTCATCAAGCAGAAGCTGCTTGGCCGGAAACGATATCCGCTCGTGTTGATGCTGGAGCCGTTGTTCCGTTGTAACCTCGCCTGCGTCGGCTGCGGCAAGATCGACTACCCCGATGCGATCCTCAACCGCCGGATGACGGCGCAGGAATGCTGGGATGCGGCCGATGAATGCGGTGCGCCGATGGTGGCGATCCCCGGCGGCGAACCCCTGATCCACAAGGAGATCGGCGAGATCGTACGTGGACTGGTGGAGCGCAAGAAATTCGTTTCGCTCTGCACCAACGCGCTGCTTCTGGAAAAGAAGCTCGATCTGTTCGAGCCGTCGCCCTACTTGTTCTTTTCGGTGCATCTCGACGGCTTGAAGGACCACCACGACAAAGCGGTGTCGCAAAAAGGCGTTTTCGACCGCGCCGTTTCTGCGATCAAGGCCGCGAAGGCGCGCGGCTTCACCGTCAATGTCAACGCCACGATCTTCGACGGCCATCCGGCGGAAGAGATCGCGAAATTCCTCGACTTCACCACCGAACTCGGTGTCGGCGTCTCGATGTCGCCTGGCTATGCCTATGAGCGCGCGCCCGACCAGGAACACTTCCTCAACCGCACCAAGACCAAGAAGCTGTTCCGCGACGTGTTCGCGCTCGGCAAGGGCAAGAAGTGGAACTTCATGCATTCCGGCTTGTTCCTCGACTTCCTGGCCGGCAACCAGAACTATGAGTGCACGCCCTGGGGCATGCCCGCCCGCAACATCTTCGGCTGGCAAAAGCCCTGCTACCTGCTCGGCGAAGGCTACACCAAGACCTTCAAGGAGCTGATGGAAACCACGGACTGGGACACCTACGGCACCGGCAAGTACGAAAAGTGCGCCGACTGTATGGCCCATTGCGGCTACGAGCCGACCGCGGCCAACGCCGCGCTGACCAACCCGCTGAAGGCAATGTGGGTGGCGCTGAAGGGCGTTCGCACCACCGGCCCGATGGCGCCCGAGATCGATCTCTCCAAGCAGCGTCCGGCGCAGTACATCTTCTCGTCGGAGGTGCAGAAGCGGTTGTCCGAGATTCGTAAGGACGAAGCAGCAGCTGCCGCCGCCAAGCAGAAGCAGCAGGAGAAAGAAAAGGCTTCCACTGCCGCTTGA
- the ispH gene encoding 4-hydroxy-3-methylbut-2-enyl diphosphate reductase, protein MEVYLAQPRGFCAGVVRAIEIVERALEKYGPPVYVRHEIVHNKYVVESLKAKGAIFVEDLSEVPPLAVTVFSAHGVARSVEEEAAARGLPVLNATCPLVTKVHNQGKRYMSKGRTLVLIGHAGHPEVEGTMGQVPGPVLLVQNVDDVAALTLPTDAPVAYITQTTLSVDDTKDIIAALQAKFTDIQGPDIRDICYATQNRQSAVRDLSKLVDVILVVGAANSSNSNRLREIGTEVGVASYLIADGSELNPDWLKDAKAVGITAGASAPEVLVDDVIEALRRIGPVKVSVLPGREENIEFRLPAELTAV, encoded by the coding sequence ATGGAAGTGTATCTAGCGCAGCCCCGCGGATTTTGTGCGGGTGTCGTGCGTGCCATCGAAATCGTAGAGCGTGCGCTCGAAAAGTACGGTCCGCCGGTCTATGTCCGGCACGAGATCGTGCATAACAAGTACGTGGTCGAAAGCCTCAAAGCCAAGGGCGCGATCTTCGTCGAGGACCTGTCGGAGGTTCCGCCGCTGGCGGTAACCGTCTTCAGCGCCCATGGCGTGGCCCGCAGCGTCGAGGAAGAGGCCGCCGCCCGCGGCCTGCCGGTCCTCAATGCCACCTGCCCCCTGGTCACCAAGGTCCACAACCAGGGCAAGCGGTATATGTCCAAGGGCCGTACCCTGGTACTGATCGGCCATGCCGGCCATCCCGAGGTCGAGGGAACCATGGGCCAGGTTCCGGGGCCGGTCCTGCTCGTGCAGAACGTCGACGATGTGGCTGCACTGACCCTACCGACCGACGCCCCGGTGGCCTATATTACCCAGACCACCCTCAGCGTGGATGACACAAAAGACATAATAGCGGCTCTTCAAGCCAAATTTACAGATATTCAAGGCCCCGACATCCGGGATATCTGCTATGCGACACAGAACCGCCAATCTGCGGTAAGGGACCTTAGCAAGCTGGTGGACGTCATTTTGGTGGTGGGGGCCGCCAATAGTTCCAACTCAAACAGGCTCCGCGAAATCGGCACCGAGGTCGGCGTCGCGAGTTATCTCATTGCCGACGGGAGCGAATTGAACCCCGATTGGCTCAAGGATGCAAAGGCGGTCGGCATAACGGCGGGCGCATCGGCGCCCGAAGTTTTGGTCGACGACGTGATCGAGGCATTGAGGCGTATCGGACCCGTCAAGGTATCGGTGCTTCCCGGCCGGGAGGAAAACATCGAGTTTCGGCTTCCCGCCGAACTGACTGCGGTCTGA